TGCTGCCGCTGAAAACGACGTTGCTGCGAGGGTTATTCGTCACAGTAACCGCTGGCACGTTGCTCGTTTCAAAGCGCTTGCTGTTGCTGCTGAACGTGAAGGTACTGTCCGCGTTGTTCAGGATCTCAAGCCTGCCGCTGGTGCCACTGCCCGGGTTCAGCTCTCCCGTGAGCAGCACGCTGCCGCCGCTCTTGCCTGCAATGCGTATGGTCCTGAGGCCAGGGGCCGCACCGATGGCGCCACCAAAACTGAAGCGGCCGCTTCCGCCGTTGATCTCGAGGGCGGTGCCGGTGGTGCCGGTCAGGCCTCCGGTTGCACCGAGATTGAAGGTGTCAACCGTTTCCACGTTGTTCAGGTACACGTTCTGGGCACCGCTCGTGGAAAACAGCGCGTCCAGGCCGCCCTCGAGGGTACCGCCGTTCAAGTTGAGGGCCCGGCCGCTGCTGCTGATCGTGACGTCTTGCAGCTTGAGGGTACCGAAGTTGGTTCCGGTCAGCGAGTCGCTGCCCCCTAAGGTCAGGCCGCGCACGGTGTTGTTTTGCCCCACGGTCAGGTTGGCCGAGAGGAGGGGCTTGGCCTGCCGCGTATCGGGCGGAGTGATGTCCGGGTTCGTCAGACCGGTGGCTTCGGCAAACGACGCCTGAGCACCCTGGCCGATGAGCCTCTGTCCGGCGAGCAGGGTCAAGCTGCCCGTGTATTGGCCGCCCTGCACGAAAATGACCTCTCCTTCCTTGGAGGAGTCACTGTTGACGGCGGCAAATTCCCCCAGGGTACCGAAGGGCTTGGACTGGCTGCCGTTGCCGCCCGCCGCACCCTCTTTCAGGAACCACACGCGCGGACCGACGTTCAGGTTGACCGCTGCGGTCTGCTTGCCAAAACCGTTTTCGATGGTGTAGCTGAAGCTGAGCGGGCCGCTGTAGCCTGCGGGGGGCTCGACGCCCAGCGAACCGTTGGCGTTCAGGACCACCGTGGCCCCGGCGGGCACGCTGTCCGGAACCAGGCTTACGGTCAGGGCGCTGCCCCGGTCGTTTGCCAGCACGGTAAAGCCGCTGCGTCCGGGCCCGTAGGTGCTAATGGACATGTTGCCGGGAATGACGGGCGAGTAGGTGTCGGCCACAGCCTGCGGACGCTCGCCTACGGCGAAAGTCACCGTGGCGTCGTCGCTGCCGACACTGTTGCTGAGGCGGTAGCTGAAGCTGAACAGCCCGGTGAAGCCGCTGGGCGGCGTGAACTCCACCCGGCCGTCGGCATGGACCTTCAGCGTGCCGCCCGAATGGCCGGGCAGCGGGGAGACCGCAACGCCCGCCAGGTAACTGGTGACCTCGGACCCGGTCAGCGAACCGCCGCCGAACGAGACCAGGGTGGCTGCCGGGCTGCCCCGGTCGTCGTTTGCCAGCAGACCGGGAGCCTCGAGGACGTGCGCAGCATCGAACGCCGCGTGGTAGGGCTGCCCGGGCACGCTGTTCGCATCGGGCGCGTCGTCGCGCGCAACCGGAGCGACCCGCACCGGAAGGATCAGGGTGTTGCTCTCCACCGGGTCATCCACGGTAGCCGTAGCCGTCACGACGTACTGCTCGGTTCCCCCCGAGCTGGCCGTCAGCTCGACGACGGCCGCTCCCTGGGCGTTGGTTTTGGCGATGGCAGGACGGATGGTCGCGCCGGGGCTCTTGACGCTCACATCGATGTCGGGAAGGGCAGCGGGCTCACCTTCCGCATTCACCAGTTGCGCGGTGATGTTGACCGTGCCACCCGGAGTGATGAACGGCTGGTTCGAGCTGAGGTTGAGGCGGAAGAAGCGCACCCGCGCGTAGGTGATGGGAAGGGTGTAGGGCTCACCGAGCCGCAGGTCAACGGCGACGCTGCCAACATCGGGCCGGTAGGCGTAGTCGCCGTCTGCAACGCGCTGGGGCTCGAAGCGGTAGCTGCCCGCCGGGTAGCCGTACGTGCCAGGGGCATTCAGCACGGTCAGGGGGTTGCCGTTGGCGTCGAAGGCCTTGACCTCGGCGGTCTTGTCGTCTGGCAGGCCGCTGGTGGTCAGGCGGACCGCGACCGTGTTGGCAAGGGCCACTTCGGTCACGACCGGGCCGGTGCAGTTCTCGCGGCGCAAGGTCACCTTGGCTCCGAACAGGTGAGAATTTTGCGTGGTGACCCGGAAGTTGCCGTACTCATCCGTATTCGAGAGCACCAGGTCCGTCCCGCTGACGCAGGCATGCAGTTTGGGCGTGCCTGGGCCGCTGATGACGTTGTTGGCGGCGTCGTACTGGATCACGCGGAAACTGCGTGTACCGGAGACCGCCAGCGCGTAGGTGGCAGCGGCCGGATTGTCGAGCGGATCGGAGGTCTCGGGCTGCACCAGCACGCGGTTGCTGACCCCGGTGAGCGTGAGCCGGAGGGTGTTGAGGGTGCCTGCAGTCAGCGTGCGGGTCTCCGGTCCGAACACGGCCAGCAGGTCCCCTGCCGCAGCGGGCTCGCTGAAGGCCTCCACCTTGAAGCTGTGGTCGCCCGGCGCCATACGCCGCTCGAGCATCACCGTGCAGGTGACCGGGGCGGTGCCGCTGCACGAGGCCTCGCCGGCTCCCACGTTGATGGTTTCGGGATTGCCGTTGGTGGTGACCCGCACCGAGCGGGTGGCCGGCGAAACATAAGACGGCGTGAGTTCCTGGGACGGCGGCAGCGGAATGGTCAGTTTGAACTGCACCACCACCCTCGCAGGCTCGGGCGGAATTTCGGGAGGCTGCGGCTGCTGCGGCTGCGGATTGCTGGCGCAGGCCGACAGGATCACGGCCAGCAGGCCCAGCTTCCAGCGACGGAATTCGAGCATACGCTTCTCCTTAGTCGATCTCGAGGGTCACCGTGGTGACGCTGACATCGAACTGTACGGTCTGCACATACGCCGGGTCAGCGTGAGCGTCCCTGACGGTGATCTGGGCAAGCCCCGCCTGGGTTCCGGGCGTCACGGTGAGCGTGTTGCCAGATACCTGGACCGTCGCCACATCGGTGTTGCTGCTCTCGGCGATGAAAGCGCCCGTGTACTGTTCCTCGAGGACGGTAAAGGCCTTGGGGACATCCGAGGCGAAGTTGAAGGTGTAGTTCCTCGGAAGCTCCACGCCCCCGTCGAGCACGCGCAGGGCATAGGGGGTGACCTCGAGGTTGCGCTCGCCCACCGTTTGCGACGCGTGGCTGACTTGCAAGTTCATGATGCCCGGGGTGGCCGGAGCGGTCACGCTGTAGGTGAACACATTGCCCACCTGCGTTGTTAAAACGGCGCTGCCCACCGAGGCCCGAACCTCGGGTTCGCTGGTGATCGGGTTACCGTTGCCGTCCTTGAGCGTGACGGTCAGGGTGGCCGTACCTCTGACCCGAACGCTGTCGGGCTCCAGGGTGATGGTCGACAGGGCCGGGTTGGGCTGTCCGGGCCGGCTGCTGAAGCTGGCGGTAGCGCTGACCCCGCTCGAGGTGGCGGTGACCGTACCGGTACCGACCGTGCTCGCGGTCACCACGCTGACGCTGACCTGCCCGGTGCTGTCGGTGGTTGCACTCGGCTGCGCGACGCTGGCACCGGTGGCACCGAAGACAACGTTGCGACCCGCGATGTTGAGCGGACGGCCACGCGCAGTGAGCAGGCTGGCGTTGGCCAGGATGCTGTCACCCGCGATCGGCTCGGTGTTGGAAAGTCTCAGATCCACTTGCAGCTTGGGAACCTGCACGCTGAGCTGCTTGAGCTCCTTGCCGCTGGCACAGCTCTCCCCGCTGACCACGCGGAGCGAGACGTTTTGCGGTTCTCCGACCGGCTCGGGGGCCTCGAGGGTAAAGCTTCCCTTGCTTCCGCTCACCACAAAGGCCGGGTTGTCGCTGCACAGCAAGTCGTTGGGGCGTCCGGGGTCGAGGATGATCTGGCCGCTCGCGTCGATCAGGGCCACGCCAACGTGGTATTCGCCGCCCCGGTCGAGCAGGGTGACGCCGCCCGCCTCACTGACGTCAGCGAGGCGGTCAAAGGTCAGCTCCACGCTCTCGGGAACGCCGAACAGGGTGATTTTCAGGGGGTTGTTCCTGCCCAGCTCGATCCGTACGTCCTTTTCGGCCTCTGCCAGGATGCGGTTGCTGGCATCGAGGGCCTGGACTTTCAGGGTGGTGTTTCCGGCGGCCACGGCCAGGGTAAAGCTGCAGGTGATCTTGCCCTCGGCCAGGGTACAACCGGGTTCGTTCTCGCCGATGGCCCGGGTGACGTCGGTGGCTCCCAGCCGGATGCGCAGCGCGCGGGTAGTGCCAGGAACGTAGCTGGGCCGCAGACCACCTTGGGGGGTGGCGGGCAGGGTGACGGTCACGGTCGCGCTGGCCTTGTCCGTCTGGACGGGCGGGGTGACCGGAGTCGGCTGCTGGGAACCGGGTTGGCCGCAGGCTCCTAGCAGCAGGGCGAGCATCACCAGAGCAGCGTATGGCGTTTTCATAACATTCCTCTTTCGGAATTCGGGCGCTTCACTCGACGACAACGTCCGTAGTGGTCACCGTAATCAGGGCATTGACCGACTCCGCGCCGACCCGGAAGGTCAGGTAGCAGGCTCCGGCCTTGAGCGGGGTGACCTGGAAAGCAGCCTGCGGCGCGCGGGCCGAAGCGGGCGTGTACGAGACGATGCCCTCACAGTTGCTGCTGCTGGCGCTGATGCTGGCGGTGCTGTTGTCCTTGGTGACCCACAGGGTTCTTTTGTGCTCGGGTCCGACCGCGGTGAAGTCGAGCTGGGCCGGGCTCACCTGCAGCGCACCGACCGGCGGCGGCGTTTCGGTGATGACCACAAACGCAGCGCTCACCCCGCCGATGTTGACCAGCGCGATGCGCTCCCCTCCGGCCGCGCTGCTGGCGACCACCCGCACCCGGATGCGGTCGCCGCTGTGCACGGTCAGGGAGGTGGCCGCCTGTAAGGCACCGTTGAGCAGGATCTGTCCGCCCTGCACGGTCAGCGTGACCGGGACGTTGATGCCGCTTACGATGATCTCGTTGCTGTCCACCGTACTGCCCGGTGCAGCACCGTTTACCTGTTCGAAGCTGAACGCCTCCGGGGTGGTGTCGCCGGGCACCGGGTTACAGATCAGGGTGATGCTGGCACGTTCGACCGGCAGCCTCGGCTGGGTTTCGAAGGATACCTGGCCTTGCAGGACCTGCGGCGTTTCCGGGCAGGTGGCGCTGGCCCTGACCTGCAGCGGCGCATCCGGAGTGGCCGTTCCCTGTTCCGGAGTCACGGTGAGCCAGTCCGGCTTGGCGGTCACGGTGTAACTCAGCGGCTGCTGCAAGGCGGGCAACAGGACCGTTCCGCTGATGGTCTC
This genomic interval from Deinobacterium chartae contains the following:
- a CDS encoding Ig-like domain-containing protein, whose amino-acid sequence is MLEFRRWKLGLLAVILSACASNPQPQQPQPPEIPPEPARVVVQFKLTIPLPPSQELTPSYVSPATRSVRVTTNGNPETINVGAGEASCSGTAPVTCTVMLERRMAPGDHSFKVEAFSEPAAAGDLLAVFGPETRTLTAGTLNTLRLTLTGVSNRVLVQPETSDPLDNPAAATYALAVSGTRSFRVIQYDAANNVISGPGTPKLHACVSGTDLVLSNTDEYGNFRVTTQNSHLFGAKVTLRRENCTGPVVTEVALANTVAVRLTTSGLPDDKTAEVKAFDANGNPLTVLNAPGTYGYPAGSYRFEPQRVADGDYAYRPDVGSVAVDLRLGEPYTLPITYARVRFFRLNLSSNQPFITPGGTVNITAQLVNAEGEPAALPDIDVSVKSPGATIRPAIAKTNAQGAAVVELTASSGGTEQYVVTATATVDDPVESNTLILPVRVAPVARDDAPDANSVPGQPYHAAFDAAHVLEAPGLLANDDRGSPAATLVSFGGGSLTGSEVTSYLAGVAVSPLPGHSGGTLKVHADGRVEFTPPSGFTGLFSFSYRLSNSVGSDDATVTFAVGERPQAVADTYSPVIPGNMSISTYGPGRSGFTVLANDRGSALTVSLVPDSVPAGATVVLNANGSLGVEPPAGYSGPLSFSYTIENGFGKQTAAVNLNVGPRVWFLKEGAAGGNGSQSKPFGTLGEFAAVNSDSSKEGEVIFVQGGQYTGSLTLLAGQRLIGQGAQASFAEATGLTNPDITPPDTRQAKPLLSANLTVGQNNTVRGLTLGGSDSLTGTNFGTLKLQDVTISSSGRALNLNGGTLEGGLDALFSTSGAQNVYLNNVETVDTFNLGATGGLTGTTGTALEINGGSGRFSFGGAIGAAPGLRTIRIAGKSGGSVLLTGELNPGSGTSGRLEILNNADSTFTFSSNSKRFETSNVPAVTVTNNPRSNVVFSGSRLRITGMGAGGLGLVASGGGTLVVEGAGNVISTSGAVALSVNGTEIGTRGLTFQAISSSGGSNGIYLKNTGSGGGLTVTGEGSAGSGGVIRDMTGSDGAEEGNGIYLNNTGNVKLRWMRLTNAHNHGIRGVNVTHFELRDSTVDGVNGTNENGNVAEGSVSFDNLKGSATIANSTIEGGHLNNVRVVNSDGVLNRLTFDAVTVRNTGSFGAHNIFVQARGTATLNVTVQNSNLSAARDNLFHFNANGNIVSDIQLLNNTLDGGGTTLSGSGAVRITSGGNNGDVPKVTYQLQGNTINNSFGTAVLISKLLDSGQFTGRVTGNTINGSQQGSGLEMLTVGQGSHTVQVENNTIRNFALYGVLVQGGGAFSPGLQPNAEINATITNNSAQAAGTAVAALHVNGGTSSNSGSGTPDAYQLCINARNNTFVAPNASDSIRAMALRQRFATTIRLPGYAGGNADTAAVESLLRANNPQTSGPIWLTHTVGGGGNGFVSGDCKLP
- a CDS encoding BACON domain-containing protein: MRQVSAALFFTLLLAGCSQQAQPPNPNPDPTTLRVDPLVLSAQVGETISGTVLLPALQQPLSYTVTAKPDWLTVTPEQGTATPDAPLQVRASATCPETPQVLQGQVSFETQPRLPVERASITLICNPVPGDTTPEAFSFEQVNGAAPGSTVDSNEIIVSGINVPVTLTVQGGQILLNGALQAATSLTVHSGDRIRVRVVASSAAGGERIALVNIGGVSAAFVVITETPPPVGALQVSPAQLDFTAVGPEHKRTLWVTKDNSTASISASSSNCEGIVSYTPASARAPQAAFQVTPLKAGACYLTFRVGAESVNALITVTTTDVVVE